In Paralichthys olivaceus isolate ysfri-2021 chromosome 1, ASM2471397v2, whole genome shotgun sequence, the following are encoded in one genomic region:
- the LOC109643632 gene encoding gonadotropin-releasing hormone II receptor isoform X1 — protein MMNTTLCDSAATMHHLPRDHQLNSSWNGSSPHSNWTAGGDTLQLPTFTTAAKVRVTITFILCATSAFCNLAVLWAAHSDGKRKSHVRVLIVNLTVADLLVTFIVMPVDAVWNITVQWLAGDLACRLLMFLKLQAMYSCAFVTVVISLDRQSAILNPLAINEARKRNRVMLSVAWTMSVVLSVPQIFLFHNVTIIHPKDFTQCTTRESFVSHWHETAYNMFTFSCLFLLPLAIMIICYTRIFCEISKRLKSHNLSSNEVHLRCSKNNIPRARMRTLKMSIVIVLSFIICWTPYYLLGLWYWFFPDDLEGKVSHSLTHILFIFGLVNACLDPVIYGLFTIHFRKGLRRYFCRAPPASDLDNNTVLTGSFTCAANILPLKREVSPASQEKFTMYGNNHSKEESTSQGGSFLTADIYTARDRNQSSSDSTM, from the exons ATGATGAACACCACTCTGTGTGACTCTGCAGCGACCATGCATCACCTGCCAAGAGACCATCAACTCAACTCCAGCTGGAACGGCTCCTCTCCCCATTCCAACTGGACCGCAGGGGGCGACACCCTGCAGCTGCCCACAttcaccacagcagccaaaGTCAGGGTGACAATTACCTTCATCCTCTGCGCCACGTCGGCCTTCTGCAACCTGGCTGTACTGTGGGCAGCCCACAGCGATGGGAAGCGTAAATCACACGTCAGAGTGCTGATAGTCAACTTGACTGTGGCTGATCTGCTCGTGACCTTCATCGTGATGCCAGTTGATGCAGTGTGGAACATCACAGTCCAGTGGCTTGCTGGGGACCTTGCCTGCAGGCTACTGATGTTTCTCAAGCTGCAGGCGATGTACTCCTGCGCCTTTGTCACTGTGGTGATTAGCCTGGACAGGCAGTCAGCTATCCTCAACCCTCTGGCTATCAACGAGGCCAGAAAGAGGAACAGAGTCATGCTGTCTGTGGCGTGGACCATGAGTGTCGTGCTGTCAGTCCCTCAG ATATTCCTTTTTCACAATGTGACCATCATTCATCCCAAGGACTTCACTCAGTGCACGACCCGTGAAAGTTTCGTCAGTCACTGGCATGAAACTGCCTACAACATGTTCACTTTCTCCTGCCTGTTCCTGCTGCCTCTGGCCATCATGATCATCTGCTACACAAGGATCTTCTGTGAGATCTCCAAACGACTGAAAAGCCACAACT TGTCGTCCAACGAGGTGCATTTGCGGTGTTCAAAGAACAACATCCCCAGAGCCCGGATGAGAACTCTCAAAATGAGTATAGTTATTGTCTTGTCTTTTATCATCTGCTGGACTCCGTACTACCTGCTGGGCCTGTGGTACTGGTTCTTCCCAGACGACCTTGAGGGGAAAGTCTCCCACTCGCTCACCCACATCCTGTTCATCTTTGGTCTCGTCAACGCCTGCCTGGACCCGGTCATCTACGGCCTGTTCACCATTCACTTCCGAAAGGGCCTCCGGAGGTATTTTTGTAGAGCTCCTCCAGCGTCTGACCTGGATAACAACACTGTTTTAACTGGATCTTTCACTTGTGCTGCCAATATTTTACCACTGAAAAGAGAGGTGAGCCCTGCCAGCCAGGAGAAGTTCACGATGTACGGTAACAATCACAGTAAAGAAGAGTCAACATCACAAGGTGGCAGCTTTTTAACAGCAGACATTTATACAGCTCGAGATCGAAACCAGTCCAGCTCCGACAGCACCAtgtga
- the LOC109643632 gene encoding gonadotropin-releasing hormone II receptor isoform X2 yields the protein MHHLPRDHQLNSSWNGSSPHSNWTAGGDTLQLPTFTTAAKVRVTITFILCATSAFCNLAVLWAAHSDGKRKSHVRVLIVNLTVADLLVTFIVMPVDAVWNITVQWLAGDLACRLLMFLKLQAMYSCAFVTVVISLDRQSAILNPLAINEARKRNRVMLSVAWTMSVVLSVPQIFLFHNVTIIHPKDFTQCTTRESFVSHWHETAYNMFTFSCLFLLPLAIMIICYTRIFCEISKRLKSHNLSSNEVHLRCSKNNIPRARMRTLKMSIVIVLSFIICWTPYYLLGLWYWFFPDDLEGKVSHSLTHILFIFGLVNACLDPVIYGLFTIHFRKGLRRYFCRAPPASDLDNNTVLTGSFTCAANILPLKREVSPASQEKFTMYGNNHSKEESTSQGGSFLTADIYTARDRNQSSSDSTM from the exons ATGCATCACCTGCCAAGAGACCATCAACTCAACTCCAGCTGGAACGGCTCCTCTCCCCATTCCAACTGGACCGCAGGGGGCGACACCCTGCAGCTGCCCACAttcaccacagcagccaaaGTCAGGGTGACAATTACCTTCATCCTCTGCGCCACGTCGGCCTTCTGCAACCTGGCTGTACTGTGGGCAGCCCACAGCGATGGGAAGCGTAAATCACACGTCAGAGTGCTGATAGTCAACTTGACTGTGGCTGATCTGCTCGTGACCTTCATCGTGATGCCAGTTGATGCAGTGTGGAACATCACAGTCCAGTGGCTTGCTGGGGACCTTGCCTGCAGGCTACTGATGTTTCTCAAGCTGCAGGCGATGTACTCCTGCGCCTTTGTCACTGTGGTGATTAGCCTGGACAGGCAGTCAGCTATCCTCAACCCTCTGGCTATCAACGAGGCCAGAAAGAGGAACAGAGTCATGCTGTCTGTGGCGTGGACCATGAGTGTCGTGCTGTCAGTCCCTCAG ATATTCCTTTTTCACAATGTGACCATCATTCATCCCAAGGACTTCACTCAGTGCACGACCCGTGAAAGTTTCGTCAGTCACTGGCATGAAACTGCCTACAACATGTTCACTTTCTCCTGCCTGTTCCTGCTGCCTCTGGCCATCATGATCATCTGCTACACAAGGATCTTCTGTGAGATCTCCAAACGACTGAAAAGCCACAACT TGTCGTCCAACGAGGTGCATTTGCGGTGTTCAAAGAACAACATCCCCAGAGCCCGGATGAGAACTCTCAAAATGAGTATAGTTATTGTCTTGTCTTTTATCATCTGCTGGACTCCGTACTACCTGCTGGGCCTGTGGTACTGGTTCTTCCCAGACGACCTTGAGGGGAAAGTCTCCCACTCGCTCACCCACATCCTGTTCATCTTTGGTCTCGTCAACGCCTGCCTGGACCCGGTCATCTACGGCCTGTTCACCATTCACTTCCGAAAGGGCCTCCGGAGGTATTTTTGTAGAGCTCCTCCAGCGTCTGACCTGGATAACAACACTGTTTTAACTGGATCTTTCACTTGTGCTGCCAATATTTTACCACTGAAAAGAGAGGTGAGCCCTGCCAGCCAGGAGAAGTTCACGATGTACGGTAACAATCACAGTAAAGAAGAGTCAACATCACAAGGTGGCAGCTTTTTAACAGCAGACATTTATACAGCTCGAGATCGAAACCAGTCCAGCTCCGACAGCACCAtgtga